TGCAATTCCAGAGAAACTCTTCTTTGGAACAGGCATTCCTGCCTGTGTTTTGGTATTAAACAAGAACAAACCAAAGGCAAGAAAAGACAAGATAATTTTCATTTATGGTGCCAAAGACTACAAAGAAGGAAAGAACAGAAACACACTACGTGAAGAAGATATTAAAAAAATTGTAAAGGCATTTGATGATTTCAAGGATATTGACAGATACTGCCATGTTGCAGATCTAGAGGAGCTCAAAGAAAACGAGTACAATCTCAATGTTCCAAGATATGTCGATATCTCTGAACCTGAAGAAGAGATTGATATTCAGGCAACAATAGACGAACTCAAGAAACTAGACAAGGAAAGAGACGAGCTTGAACTAAAAGTCAAACAAGATCTCAAGGCATTAGGATTCAAGATTTAGATTGAAAAAACCAAAACCCGGATACAAGTTTGTAGAAGGTCTTTTCGGAAAAAAAGAGGAAATTCCTGAAGATTGGGATTGGCAAAGAATTGGAGAAAATTCAATTCTTAAAGGTAGAATAGGATGGCAGGGGTTAACAACAGCTGAATATCGTGATGAAGGAGAGTTTTATCTTGTTACTGGAACTGATTTTAAAAATGGAAGAATAGATTGGGAAAATTGCGTATATATTGATAAGGAAAGATATGATCAAGACACAAATATTCAATTGAAAAAAGGAGACGTCTTAGTCACTAAAGATGGAACAATAGGGAAGATTGCATTCATAGATAAGATTCCTATCCCATCAACGTTAAACACAGGAGTATTTGTCATTCGTCCATTAAATAAAAAATACCATTCATTATTTTTATTTTACATTCTTTATTCAAACTATTTTACAATATTTTTGAATAGATTAAAAGGAGGATCCACAATTAACCATCTTTATCAAAAAGATTTTGTAAATTTTCATTTTCCAATACCTCCCATTAAAGAACAAGAAAAAATTACAAATATTTTATCAAATATTGATTCATTAATAGATATTCAGAAAAAAATCATAGGAGTTAATTTAAAATTCCCAAACTTACAAAATGAAAAAAGTTTAGAAATGATAAAAGTGGGATTAATGCAAAAACTCCTAACGGGCCAAATTAGAGTCAAAGTTTAGTTATTTCATTGAGAATTTTTTATTTGTAAACACGCAATAAAGATCACTTGGCACATTTATCATGATACCAATATTTTGAAAGATATTTTCTTGCATCTACTAACGGTTTTCCGTCCATCTTGATTGCTTTTCCACATTTAGAGCAATCAAAGAAATATTTCTCTGAAGCAATGGAATGATTGACGGTTTCTTCAACAGAATCTAACATGTTTTTTAGATTGTTGACAGGAGCCCATTGAAGACGGATGAGAATATCTTTTAGTCTGTAAAAAAAGGATTTTGGAACTAATTCCATATTGTTTAGTTCAGCATACTCTTTTAGGCATTGCTTGACAAAATCTGGACTGAATTCGTTTTTAATGATAATTTGTATTGCAGAGAAACCTTTGTAGAATAGACGAAAAACTGCAGCTTTGTCAGAATCAGTTCTTTTTTCCTCATTTTTAGGCTCAAATTCAGCCTTTATTTGGTTGATTTGTGATATATTGAATGTCTTGGCAGTACCATCAATGTCAAACTTTGTTTTAACAATGTCTCTATAGTTTATTCCGTTTTGTATATCTGAGTAGATTTTTTCTTTTGCTTCTTGTAATGTTTTGACAGCAAAAATAGAATCAACATCTTTTTTCTTTTTTGAGACAGTCTTGGTACTCATGATAAGGCAAACTTATCATATTGAAGTACTTAAGCTTTTGAAGTTTTTCTTGTTTTTCTTAACTAGTTCTTGAATATTCTTAAACCATCTTAAATCATCTTATTATTTCTTAAATTATGTTAATTGTGTAACACACAGACAAACAAAACCACGCCTGTATACAAATTACACCGAGTCAAGTTCTGGTTTCCAAGTTATACAAACAGTACTTACAATCTTGAGTCTCATATAAATTCCAGCAGAAGAACATACTTTGTCCAGATATCTCTTAATAGTTACTGGAGAAAGGTCAAGTATTTCAGCACATGAATTAATGATATCATTTTCAGGTATTTTGTTATCTTTGGA
The window above is part of the Nitrosopumilus sp. genome. Proteins encoded here:
- a CDS encoding restriction endonuclease subunit S codes for the protein MKKPKPGYKFVEGLFGKKEEIPEDWDWQRIGENSILKGRIGWQGLTTAEYRDEGEFYLVTGTDFKNGRIDWENCVYIDKERYDQDTNIQLKKGDVLVTKDGTIGKIAFIDKIPIPSTLNTGVFVIRPLNKKYHSLFLFYILYSNYFTIFLNRLKGGSTINHLYQKDFVNFHFPIPPIKEQEKITNILSNIDSLIDIQKKIIGVNLKFPNLQNEKSLEMIKVGLMQKLLTGQIRVKV